CTTGGGTCTAATCTagtatcacttaaaaattcttaAACAGACCTGTTACCAATATGGGCCTTGCCTTAAGCGTGGTATTCTAAACACGTTCGTCGTCTGATTTAGTAGATATATAGACAGTGATTCAGTGAAGCAGACTTTTCATAAGCACGCATGCTCAACTTAAAAAGGATTATAAACACATGTAGTGAAACATTTCCAAGCACATTTTACTCTTTTATGATTTTGGAGTTTCTTGCATTCTGTTCCCAGTTCTGTCAGACGGGATGAAATATTTTAACCCTTCGCAACAGTTGATAATCAGTTTGTTTACTCAGAATCTCACTGCTGTTATAAATCGTTTGACTGAACAGCGGCAGGATTTTAATACGTCTCTTTCTGTCTTTAACGCCTGGATATTAATACAATGAATATACGAAATACTTTTATTTGATATACAtaggaaacaatatatataaattagcccTAAGAGCTTTCATAATTGATGGCATTATAGGGTGAAGAACATTATCTTTTAAAGCGCCATTTGCTTGAAGCTTCTTCTAGGCTCTGTAAACGCAATCATCGGTGTGGGGGACTGTGAGGAATTTCGAGAAGTCGACTCCGTGCTTGTTGAAGATCGCCTTGCACTTGGCAGTTGCAGGTCCATTGTTCTCAGGAGTCCTCGAGAAGACGAAGGCGAACTCCGTCTTGTAGGCGTTCCAGTCGACGCAGGAGTAGGCGCAGGAGTAGGTGTCGTAATCGGTGTCGACCACTTCATAAGGCCACCCCATGACtgcgagagagaaataaaggccACGTTAGCTCATACAAAGTAAGTTGCTGAAACTCATACCGTAATTAACTGCTCACAgttgtcaaaatatttattttcatgtgctAAAACAAGGATAAAGGCAATCGCATCTCACCTGTGGGGAAATCAATCAACATGTGGCTTGCAGGGAAGTTTTTGGTCGGGTAGATTTTTCCCTCCAGTTTCTTGTGTTCTCCCTCAGGGCTCAGTCCTGCCGTCCTGACGTTGAATCCGAACATGGGCTCCGAGTAATCGTAGAAGGAGTTGATGCATTTGGTATATGGCTGGTAGGCGTTCTTGATGATTTCCGTCTGGTACCAGCGTCCGCTATACTGAAATTAAAGTTGTTCGTGAGTTTTTTATATCCGTCATATACAGATAGCCCAGAGAAAGATCAATTTCTCAAAAATTCCTATCAATTTAGCAAAGAATTAAAACAATGCACTTTCCAGCTGCTGAACCACAAGTAATGCTTTAAATTTAGGAACATGAATAATTCCTGAAtgggcatttaaaatcaaatatgtctTTAAGTATTCTCCCAAACTTTCATTGACAAATCCACTGAATTTCTCCTTAGCAAGTACTAACCTAGGTTTCTCCTATATTCGAAAACTATTCACAGTTCACTCTACGTAATCATCGTACTCATAGAACAgttttttaaatcatgaaatttcTTACCCGTCTCAAATCGAATTTCGGGAAGATTCCTACTTTGGCGCAGTTCCCTTTCTCCAAGAAATCTGGAATGTCAGGAGTGTCCTCGCAGACGACACAGCCTACGATGGCAGAAAGCAAGACGATAAAGCGCAGCATCTTCGATGTGACTGTGGGATTCAGCACACTGTGCTTGCGGGACGTATACTTGCCTCTTTTATGACTCAAAACGGGTTTGCTTTTGAGGGCGGAGTCTAATGAGGTGCGTTGTGCTTTCATATTGTATGTTTTATTGACATTTTAGTAAGTTTTCTCATTGACCTTTTACAGGTATCACTCCTGCCACTGTGTCTATCATTGTGTAGATAAAGTTATTAACCCATGATAGAGTTCCTGTGTCTCAAATCAAGAGAGATGAACATTTGATGAAAAATGTCACTCTCGTCATCAAGCAGGTTCAAGTTTTCCAAATGCCAGATGCTGCAACTAAGCCTACTAATAGtgctttcttatattttctccCTAATCATCGTACTAGTGTCTGCATATCCATTACGCatctatgaaaataattataaagaagcGATGAAAACTTCGAGGTGATGTCCACGCTGCAGCTAACTGCCTATGGAGAGATATCAAGAAGAATCTGATTTTCATATTCCTCTCTGACAACCGATTGCTTCCAGCCTCCTACAGGTATAAAAAGAAGCAGGCGGCTTCTGCGTTGATCTCTTCGGTGCAAGATGCTCTCAAAGATTCTCCTGCTGGTGGTGGCTGTCGCAGCCGTGGTTGCTGACGAAGTCCCCGATTTCGTCATCAAAGGCAAATGTCCCGCGGTTGACGAGCAAAGGCTTTGGCAAGAACAACTGCCGAGACATTCAAGCGTAAGTGTGATTTTGTTCATTAATTGTCTAGTGAATCTGAAGATTTTTAGTATTGCCTCATTTCCGGAAAACATaaggataaaaatgtaaaaatcatccAAAGGTCATGCAACAGTTAAAGTTCGATACAGTGAGAATTTTCAACTTTATCCgagttttctatttcatttttgtcctTGTAGTTCGGAGGAGTTTGGTATCAACAAGCAATTTCAACGAACCCGTATCAGCTGCTGAAAAAATGTGTCCGGATCCAGTATGACTATAGTAAGTTATTTTAAGTTCTTTTCATGTTCTAAAAGGTGCATTGGTTGttaaaaactattcataaaatCACCGTGTATTTTACTCCTACTAGTATATACTTTATTGTATATATCTCTTCTCCCCCTCAGACGGTAAAGGTTTCAACGTCAAGACTGCTGGCATAACCGCAGAAGGGAGTCAGCTCAAGAGAAAGGGCGTCCTCACGCCCATGCCCCTCGGAGACCCTCATCTCATGATCAACCTCGAAAACTGTGAGTTTCACGCCCTCATTTCTGCTTTTGTCAGTCACTAAGATGGAATAATAAATGCTAATGAAATCAATGGCTTTCCAGAAAAGATACTACACCATCTAACACTTACTTATCAATTGTCATTCTTTCTCCGCAACAGCCTTCCCAGCGCCCCTCGTAATCCTCGACACCGACTACAACAACTACGCCTGCATGTATTCCTGCATGGACTATAACTACGGCTATCACTCAGACTTCGCCTTCTTCTTCGCCCGAGCTCCCGAGTCCTACGACAAGTACATCGCCAAGTGCAAAGCAGCTTTCGACAGCATAGGAGTCGATTCCAACAGATTAGTCAAGACCGAGCAAGGCAGAGGCTGCGATTACGAGCAACTGACGAAGCTCATCAAAGACGAACTTTAGGTGACAAAATTAGAATTATGGAGTTCTTTAGGTTGTAGAATGATAcgtattacaatgaaaaatatacgaTAGAATAATAACgcagtgaaaggattttcaattAATGGTTTACACTTTGTGAAACAATAAAAACGACACGCctctctttttgtttatgatCCGTTTCCTCTACGATGGccaattttgccttagtgaaagtgtaaatgttttcaaatgaatcACACATGAAGTGTACCTCTAAACCACGTAGGAAAACTGAATAGGCTGTGTTATATTGCAGAAAAATGTATAGGACCAACAATGGGCAAAGGAAGCAATTCTCCAAAACCTAATGCAGGTGACCTTTATGATCTACGGACAATGAGAGCATTTGAGAGGATTTGTTCCGTACGGAACTCTTCCACtggaagaaaatgaatttcagttCACAAGATCATCTCAAAAGTTTGTTACGCAGTAAGTAATCTGCTGAAGTCAAAGATATAAATATCTTCTCATGATCCTCTCCAATTTAAGATCCACTTTTTACTCCAGAGACCCTAAAATCTCCTAACAAAATATTATGAGAATACATATGACTAGCAATGAGCGTTCACTTTGGTAGTTGGGGAAGGTACTTGTTATTACAAAGGGCAgggtttaaaaaagtaaaatagtaaCCGACtgattttcaatataaaatttaattgagAGGTAGTATGGTTTTTATAAAGTAACAGAAATTAAGTAAGTTAGTTAACATCATGATTTAGATGATAGTTGAACAAGGGTTTGAGATTTTTAGGGTGCAAATAAGtgaaatgggcaaagctgaagacaaagaagtagcagaaagaaaataaagtaactaCTAAAGATGGCATTGATGTAAAAATCTTGTAAGTGaaagaaacattaaataacaaGGGAAATCAGCGTTAGGTAGGAGAATGGGTAATAAATCGaaagttaaaaaatgaaattcttcttTGTTACAAGTTTCTGAACCGAACTTTGTCTAGACTATGGTAATAGTATAATGTGGGCGCAACTATGTTTTTTGTTATGAAGAGGGGTATCCTTTACTGTTTACCCTAGGATTATGGCCCCTTGCTGGCATACAGCCATACTTTATCATTTCCATATGCTTGTTAACCCTAGTTCCCCCGCCAGAAGACCTAGAGTCTCCTTTGTTGCTTTGTTGAAAATTGGTCCACTCCCTCAGGCTATACATTTTtaccatgtaataaaaaaaaaatctctggggCCTAGTTGCGTTACTAGAATGGTATCTTATTATTTTAGCTTCATAGTCAACATATTCCAGCTCATAAGATAGCAACTAATCCAAGTACTAGGTTTagttaaaatctgaaaatgttacgTAAATTAAATAAGTGTATCGTCTAGTCGTCATTTCTGAGGCTTATGGAAACCCTCCCGATGTTGGTAAGAAATGCCTAGCAAATTTTTTGAGTAATGTAACTCTGTTTGGGGCCGAAATAGGTCTATATGCCTTCTCGTAATTCAGGAATGCTTTTGTGATCTAGCAGGAAATT
This Macrobrachium rosenbergii isolate ZJJX-2024 chromosome 42, ASM4041242v1, whole genome shotgun sequence DNA region includes the following protein-coding sequences:
- the LOC136828313 gene encoding crustacyanin-A2 subunit-like; the encoded protein is MKAQRTSLDSALKSKPVLSHKRGKYTSRKHSVLNPTVTSKMLRFIVLLSAIVGCVVCEDTPDIPDFLEKGNCAKVGIFPKFDLRRYSGRWYQTEIIKNAYQPYTKCINSFYDYSEPMFGFNVRTAGLSPEGEHKKLEGKIYPTKNFPASHMLIDFPTVMGWPYEVVDTDYDTYSCAYSCVDWNAYKTEFAFVFSRTPENNGPATAKCKAIFNKHGVDFSKFLTVPHTDDCVYRA
- the LOC136828314 gene encoding crustacyanin-C1 subunit-like; translated protein: MLSKILLLVVAVAAVVADEVPDFVIKGKCPAVDEQRLWQEQLPRHSSFGGVWYQQAISTNPYQLLKKCVRIQYDYNGKGFNVKTAGITAEGSQLKRKGVLTPMPLGDPHLMINLENSFPAPLVILDTDYNNYACMYSCMDYNYGYHSDFAFFFARAPESYDKYIAKCKAAFDSIGVDSNRLVKTEQGRGCDYEQLTKLIKDEL